Below is a window of Oryza brachyantha chromosome 10, ObraRS2, whole genome shotgun sequence DNA.
GCCTCATGGGGCTCGTCTCGCAGGCGGTGTtcgacggcggccgccacGTCATTGGGTAAGCCGTCTCGtgtattctaaaatataaatatttctgtaatatctagatatatttttaaaaatatataaaaatatttatattttgaaaaggaTACAGCAGCTGCTATTCCACTCCATGCTCTGCATGCGCTCCAGTACTGCATGAATCCCCAGGAGAATGTCTCTCTGTTTAGTTACTTCACTTAGGTTCAGTTTTTAATTATACTACTTGCTAGCTTGTGTTTTCGAGTTCTTGTGCTGATCACTTCTTTTTGTCATCTTGTTGTCCATGCGCAGGGTCATTCCCAAGACTCTCATGACGCCAGAGGTATGTGCCATTCTTTGTGTCCTCCATGCACCATGCTAGTATATATACTACATGCTATGAACAGTGTGCTGTTTTCAAATTCAGCCATGATAATCCATCCATGGACCTAAgagctaagagcaagtttaatagtatagccaactactagctttaattcatctataatcaatctaatagtcaattcatacaatatttacctacaaaacattagtacatagtcccacatgtcatatacacactATGTATTAAGGTTCGTGTGCAGCCtacctcttttctctcttctctctttactctttaaaatatgcttatagctacaaattagtagcctacctcttttctctcttctctctttctctttaaaatatgcttatagctagcttatagcctgctattgtacctgctctaattaTCAGCATCAAAGTTCGTGCCACTACGCACACACAAGTAATACACACAAACTGCCGAACGagtcgctgacgagtgggcccggTCTAATCTCGGCCGTCAGTAGTTAATCAACTGATCCACTCCTGCTTGTACCCATAGTAGGAGTACTACTACTTGTGTTTGTCACCGACCCAATCATGGAATGAGCTCATGTTTAGTGAGTtctttaaggttttttttgtttaagtGATAGTTAATCAAAATGGTGAGAGCTTGGGAGTTTGGACCCATGAACCAGCCTTGTTGGAGTCCCAGGGGACATGGCATTTGGGGATAGAAAGAATAATCCCAATACTACCTGAGCAGTTGTGGTCAAGGGCTGCATGCTCTTTCAGTTCAGGTTCAGGGGCACAAATCCAAATCTGGAGTGGCTTAAACAAAGTCACCAAGATGCAGCTTTACAGATGTTAATTTCCTAACCCCCAAAAAGTCTTGCTGTGGCATCATCCCGTTCTACAGAGAAatatatctttctttttttttgtttgctttttcctttttggcgTTCTTCATGCTAGAATAGTGTTGTTTATATGCAGAGATGCAGAAGTAGAGGGCACTGTCTTTGACTGCCTCTGTTGTCTTGCCTTGCCCAGAGGAATGTTAGTTCTTGTTGCTTGTGAGGTTGTTAAAAATatgagcttttttatcattcttgaaaagtaGCTCAAGgtatcaagaattttagtataaatttttggtatcttaaggtactttttcaaggatggtaaaaaagctcaaaaaATATTGCTACTCAAATTCTTTTAGGATAAAAAGTTCACATATTAAtacagttcttttttttgtgaaaaggagggtataaatataatggTCTTGCTGCAAATGACCACATCTGTTGCCCTAcaccaaaacaacaaattatatttaagttCAAGAGTTTTGGGATATGTGAGCTTTCAGCTCAAGAGTGAATGAAAGTTtctccagaaaaaaaatataaatgatccATGATGTGTGCTAAAGCAAGGAAAGAGTAGAGACTCTGTACCTTTTGTAGTTTTCTTGTACTATACCATGTCACTAATAGATGCTGTACTATATATACCTATACCATCCATACTCCCgtgtaacaaataattaaatgatggTTCAGATGCCCCCATCCACACTCATTTTGTGTCTTAATTTTGATGTGGTCCTCTTCCTAGCTATAGCCCTTTTCACTCTTCAGGGAGGCAAAGATGAAGTAGTTAAATCATGCAGTGCCATTTCTTGCTCCCCTTGGAGCACAATCATGTTCTCTTGGGAATGTACAAGCTACATACACCATCACCACTACACAGTCACACAAGAGACCAAGCATCATGGCCATGGCATTGCCAAGAATTGTTTTTACTGTTCCCTTTGCATCATGCACAATGCATTGCTCTCACTCAGGATGATGCTTTTAACTGATTGCAAGCAAAATGGTTCATTGTTTTTACCAGATAAGTGGTGAGACAGTGGGGGAGGTGAGGGCAGTTGCTGACATGCACCAAAGGAAGGCAGAGATGGCAAGGCAGTCTGATGCATTCATAGCCCTACCTGGTgagtcacacacacacactgtcAGAAAATGTTACTGCTAAATGCTAATAACCAGTAGTAGTGTGCAAGTTTATCTCATCTGGATCAGGTGAAAAAGAACATTCAAGTCTCTGTAGGGTCACTGAAAGACATCCCTGACAGATAGAGTTGCAGCAAAATGGGGCAAGAAATTAGTAGCTTCTGGCACTGAACAGTGCATGTCTCACATGTCTGAAAGAAGTGTCAAATCTTAAGTTTGCTCCAGGTCCAGGGGAAGATGAGGCTACCTGTATCTTTGTATAGTGTTAACCAATAattggagctagctagcactgCAAGCGTTTCTCTGACTGATGGATGTGTgtcaaaaactgaaaaatcatCTGTCCAGCATCTTGTTGCTGTGTGCGCCGAATATTCAGTGTTCATCATGTGAAATGTGTCAAATGCAGGAGGGTATGGGACTCTGGAGGAGCTGCTTGAAGTGATTACATGGGCACAGCTGGGCATCCATCATAAGCCGGTACATACATACTTGCATCCATGAATCCATGATGACGCCCTTTCGCTTTTGTTTGTCTGGTCTCATCGATCTATAGGATTGATTCTCCAGCAAAAAGTTCAGACATCAAAATAGTTGCTGAAACTTATCTGAATACGTCGATCGGCTcgttttttcttgtttcttcaGGTTGGACTGCTCAACGTCGACGGGTACTACAACTCGCTGCTGACGTTCATCGACAAGGCGGTGGAGGAAGGGTTCATCAACACAAGCGCGCGGCGCATCATCGTGATGGCGCCGACGGCCGAGGAGCTGATGGAGAAGCTAGAGGTAGACGACGACACCCATGCATCAAGACGATCGATCTGAACCTTTGCAGCTACGTTTTACTGACGCCAAAGctctgaacttttttttctctgcagGAGTACGTGCCCTACCACGACAGGGTGGCGTCGAAGCTGAACTGGGAGATAGGCCACCTAGGGTACTGACGCATGCAGCAGCTGCAGGAAGCTTTGAGACCAGCCATGGACGCagcaaagcaagcaagcaagctgcATGGTTCAGAAAAGCTAGCTGGTTAGTGCATGGTTcaggatcgatcgatggacgAAATGGAAGGGCTTGGTTGATGCAGCAAGaatgcgtgcgtgcgttcgtGAGTTGTGCGTCCATTTTGTATATGTTTGCTTCGATCAGGAGGCAGCTTAATTGCATACTGTAGTAGCTTGGATGCTTGTCCTCTCGATCTCTCTACCTTTAGCTACTCGACAagtaatagtagtagtagtggtATTCAAGTAGCATATCTATGTCAGTAATTTTCAAGATATCCAGATTCGATTGACCACAGCAAGTTGTTTTTCGTCTCACCCTCGTAATGCAAGTGTGTGTAACTATGCGTTTGAGAGTTGAGACCGACTGACTGAGATCCTATTTTGGATTGGTACCAACAAATCGCCTATAAATCGTTTACTAATGTCAACAATAGCTTGTAAGATCTACCTAATCGGTTTGATATTACCGACAATTTAGTATGGTGGAGCCGTTGACGCCTAAATTTGTCACTACATTGgatttaaaacaaattcaaGCCAAATTTGGTGAGGACTGGAATTGAGTGACCGGTTAGACCACATGCCTAACTATGATAGAACGAGTACTTCTCTATCAGGTATCCGGATCCAGTGACATTGTCCCGTGACATTCTCGATGACATTGAGTCACTGAcgtgtgggacccacatgggtCCCACACCTCACTAACTCAATGTCACCGAGAATATCACGGGGTAATATCACTTGAATCCGCGTCCCCCTATTAGGGCCGAATGGGAAAAACCCAACACTAGTGGGTTTTCCATGTACCCACCGGATTAGTGCCGAGTAAGACTAAAAACGAGCACTAATGACTACTCATTACtattaattcaaaataaaagctAACACTTATAGAAGAAATAGTTATCAGCGCCTATTTTTATTGCAATCATTGATAAGTAGTCACTCCCTCACTGGTGCTAGTTTTTGGGATAAACTGACATCTAAGGAAAAGAGACGAGCTACAAAAATACCTTAGACCAAGGCAAGTCAAGCTGATGAATAAAAATACAGTAGATTGATCCCTCTTCTCATCTCTCTCATGAATTTAGATGCATCTCCCTTTCTCCTTTTCGTCGTCTGTCTCTCTACTCCTCCTCGATGACAGCCACCGTCACCTTGTCTCCCTTTcatgccaccaccactactctcATCTATTGCTGTCATGATATGTGGTGGTGTGAGTACCAAATTCGATTGTTCATAGCCTTCTTGACTCGGCGGTCATCAAATATGGTTGTCATGCCATGTCTTCCATCGTGATGGGCAGAAGAGGAGGGTGATCTGGAAGAGGCAGCGAGACGGCGATAGCCTGAGAAAACCATGTTGTAGTAGATCTAGCAACCTATGGACATGCATatcagtactccctccgttcacAATCTACTATATAGTgtacaaactatttttactcATTAGACAAATCCTATGATCCAAAATCATCTTTGTTAATCCAACGACTTGAGTCGTCTTCTATTAAATGAGTTTTTATAAAGACAgaaatatactttttatatatattaaatacttattatatattataaattatctttccatatgttagaaattatctttcaattaaaaacaagacaaacattttatatatatatcaaagattatataaataaagatataaactttttaattataagtttctataaatatgcacTATATACCTTTAGAATCGAAGTTTAACCATAACATTAGCGTGACTGGCACAATAGCACAAGTCGGTGCAAAACATCGTTAGAACACCAGCAACAACACCAAGCCAATTGAATTTCGTTTTCATGGCAACGCGATAGATGCACTCATCGTCAGATTGATCAAAGGCTCTATACCACTATTACCGGACGCTCAGATGGCCAAATAACtaataacatcaaataaatctTTGGTAAATAAGAAAGAGTATTTGTAGTTTTAGTAATATTGTGTTGACACAATCTTTTAGTTGAATTCCTTGATTAATCAAATGAGGCATCATCGCtggatatttttctaaatcatTGAATGAGAAATGTACATCTCCCCAAATAATAACGAATGAGAAACACAACCAATTGAAACATCACTCGTAATTTCACATTGTTAAAAAACAACGTAGTATACCgtttgataaatattttctatctaTTGTATggtcaattaatattttatttaaatattttttatgtaatataaggATACACactgttatttgttttaagctcaaaaaatttagacATTAAATTACATGTTAGCAAAATCGTCTTGTTCAAACATAAATGATTTTTATTCAATATAGGGAGACAGTAAGTTGTACGAGATGCAACTCATGTTTGCATAAAGTAGCtttcattaaattatatttttatagagtttaaatttcaGGCTAAAATTAGtaatgtaaataaattattttgctgtgattataaaattagtgTTTGAACTTGTTATTACAATGTTTCTGATATTTGTGTATGAACTTGGTCTTGCTAAAATTGTTGTCAAACGTAGAAACTTGCACGTGTAATGTATGCTAACTTACAATTAGTTTTACAAAGCTAAAATAGTCACTATTAACTAGTGATTTGTTATTACTTTTTTAGGATTTGTTTAGATAATCAAAGGGACATATACTTAGTAGATAGACTACTTggattgtttgatttataGAATGGCATTGGAGAAGTTTTGGGTATTGCTAAGCAGAGTCGTAGCGTTAGCACAAGTATAATGCTAATATGATtaaagaggaagagaaaagacTATGATGCTTCTCATTGTATAACGATGGTTGAATGATAGGAATGATAAGTGGGGGTAAAACTAGAAGAAAATTGAATAGGAGGTGATTGTTGAAACAACTAGCACTCTAAAATCCCTCATATTTGTACACAATAGGTGAGCAACAAAATCTCTTCTATTTTCTCTATCCCACGAAGACTTCGTTTTATCCCTTTTATTTGTCtcataaaaacttaaaatttaaaataatcattctATTTACCTCTGTATTTATATACGCGAGACAAGAGAAAgtgaagcttttttttttctttgtggaTAGGGGGAATACATGTGCTTGGCTACGGGCATTGGATGATTGGACCCAGGCCCACATCTTCTCATCACAAGTGGGCTTTAAAAAGGGGAGGGCTACGAACGAACGCTTTTTGAGCAGACCACGTGAAGACCAACCCACTATAGCCTATGAACGTTTCATGTTTATTCCAGAAGCCACTCAACCCACTCTAGAATCAAACATAGGCCATCaatgtgtaaatattttttactttatgtgtataaagtttacatgtataaatttatatgtataaatttttttatatattaagtttatatctattattttttgtgtatatgtaatttttatatgtacgtgtgtatatgtataaagtttgtacgtataaagtttatgtgtgtaaagtttacatatttaaagtttacgTGGATAAAGTTTActtgtataaagtttacgtatataaatacatataaacttgAAGCTTGAGAAATCAGAATAGCTAGGAAAAGTCGATATAGAAATTGCATTAAAACTCACCGCAATGTCCGAGTGGACGTTGAACCAGCTGCAAATTCGTTTTCGCAGCCAAGAGGATAGATCGAGAAATCAAAATCGCGAAGGGAATCTCGAACTCAtcggagagaaaaaaaagagaaaaacaccAGGTGCgactgttaaaaaaaaataggcaaCGTGAAGCTTCCGGAGAAAACGCTCTCCGTCGAGTCTCTCTCCGCCTCCACTAATGGGCCGCCTTCATCCATCTCTGGGCCGACGTGCGAGCGCGCGCGAAATAGACTTTTCCTTTAAAAAGGCCCAATCAGCGTAACCACATGCCGGAAGGCCCGGCCCACAGTGGCTGGATAGGTTGGGCCGGGCCGGTTCGAGCACCCGCTCCTCTCCTGCCTTCTAGAACCTTCCCGAGCAAACCCGCCACGGCCCAGCTCGACGAAATCGAACCGAGCTGGTCCACGCCTCgccctccctcgccgccgccgccgccgccgcctccgccgccgtcgattcGAGTTGCTCGGGACCGACCGGCCCGCCATGGTGAGTCTTCTCGTGTCCCCAATCCCCTTCCCTCGTGCATGCGGTCCCTGCTGTATCTACACGCGCGAGCGCGATGGGTTCatgtgatttttattttttcgtgtGTTGTTTTGAGGGGGGAAGTAGAGATCCGTTGATGGGTGGATGCTGATGGCCGGATTCGCTGGCGTTACTTGCGTGAGGTCATGGGTTTCTCCCTGAGATTGGTGCTGCTCGCTCGATGCGGAGGAGGGAGTGGGTAAGGGGAGGGGGAACGGCATGCGATCCCGCGGGCTTAGTTTGCCCGATTTCGAAAATCGAATAGAAATTGTGTGGGGGTTTGCCGGTTTTGCTTTAGATCATGCCCTCACAACTCGCAGAAGAAACAGTTATCCAATTTCTGGAGGGAAAAGATTGAATAGAAATGGCGCGTGGGTTTGCCGGTTTTGCTTTAGATCACGCCCTTGCATTCAGCAGGAGAAACAATGTTGAGCCGAGTCAGCAAATGAGTCGGTCAGCAAAAATCGCCATGTCATGCTGTGATAAATTTGATGTGCTGCTTTGTGATTATTTTGTGGTAACTAGTTTCTGTGCCCAGTGTGGCGGATCGTTCCTGTTGGTTGAATTGGAATGGATTGGCTTCAGCACATTGTTGATTCGGGATTGAATAGGTTGTGAAATGTTGTCCCCCTTGGAAGGACCAGTGTTGAAAGCACGCGTATCCAAAATCCAAATTGAAACTACTTCTGCTCATTTTGAGTTGTGCTGCTTATTTACATAGTTTTGTTTTCTGGTTTGCAGGCAGGGAAGCTTATTGCAAACTTGATTGTCATGGGCTCCAGTATTATAGGAAGGGCTATGCTCCAAGCATACCGGAAAGCACTTGATAGTAAGTTTGTTCACCCGTCATCACTATTGCAGTCTGCATGTAGAGGTTACTCCTTTGTTCCTTAAGTAGATATAAACACAAGTGGATTGATATCTGCAAACTTTAGTTAAAAGACGTCTTGCGTGGATGACCAATTtctcaaaaactaaaatgaacgATAACCTTGCATTTTATTATGTACTGCATCCAGTTTCATAAAATGAACTATAGACAATGTTGCCAAGTACttgttaaataaaatttgttatattGGCATTGTCCAAGTAAGATACTATTCCACTTAATAGATGCTTGCATTTTTACTGTAAATTACACATATAACTCTGTCCCTCAAtaagaattttgaattattttgcCTATTGCTCATGATAtttgtagttttattttttctgttatgCCAGAGATGTTTGTGGTACAGGAATGTCTAGCATGTAGGAGCTTAAACCAATCTGAACAAGTTTAAACTTTCAATGTTTGCGGAGTGTTCATAGCTAACTCACAAGCTGGGCTCACTTTTGCTTCAGCAATTTGGTACCTGCAGTCAAGTCAGTGCCTAATTTGTTGTAGGTATTAAAGAAGTACTATAAAGGCATAGCCTCTAATTTACTGGTTTTAATAGTGCTTGTTTGCCTGGA
It encodes the following:
- the LOC102722333 gene encoding probable cytokinin riboside 5'-monophosphate phosphoribohydrolase LOGL10; the protein is MRQTRFKRICVFCGSSQGKKRSYHDAAIELGNELVARSIDLVYGGGSIGLMGLVSQAVFDGGRHVIGVIPKTLMTPEISGETVGEVRAVADMHQRKAEMARQSDAFIALPGGYGTLEELLEVITWAQLGIHHKPVGLLNVDGYYNSLLTFIDKAVEEGFINTSARRIIVMAPTAEELMEKLEEYVPYHDRVASKLNWEIGHLGY